Proteins from one Scleropages formosus chromosome 14, fSclFor1.1, whole genome shotgun sequence genomic window:
- the LOC108920559 gene encoding diacylglycerol kinase eta-like isoform X4: MKGIILGNYSIPKAHPLCRKQERDGGLDQLLEIGSVPRPLRGMHNWYACSHARPTFCNVCRESLSGVTSHGLSCEVCKFKAHKRCAVRATNNCKWTTLASIGKDIIEDEDGIAMPHQWLEGNLPVSAKCAVCDKTCGSVLRLQDWRCLWCKAMVHTVCMDLYPAKCPLGQCKVSIIPPTALNSIDSDGFWKATCPPSCSSPLLVFVNSKSGDNQGVKFLRRFKQLLNPAQVFDLVNGGPHLGLRLFQKFDNFRILVCGGDGSVGWVLSEIDKLGLHKQCQLGVLPLGTGNDLARVLGWGPSCDDDAQLPQILEKLERASTKMLDRWSVMTYEIKIPPKHSCSTMLEESEECQSHISAYEDSIAAHLTKILDSDQHSVVISSAKVLCETVKDFVAKVGKCYAKSAENTNEVESMSAKCTILNEKLDSLLQTLRTEGRTKSRSRRSGQQIEELELEEEEEEEDLSEESLTELKGKLEDSVTEKNSPLPFRPREQLILRANSLKKALRQIIEQAEKVVDEQNAHTKEQEELLSPSGDEDKVTEKHEDTKEMESQCSAKTALCSPPERCRNTQHYSLFSTSKENLPVLNTRIICPGLRAGLAASIAGSSIISKMLLANIDPFGATPFIDPDLEMLDGYMEKCVMNNYFGIGLDAKISLEFNNKREEHPEKCRSRTKNMMWYGVLGTKELLQRTYKNLEQKVQLECDGQYIPLPSLQGIAVLNIPSYAGGTNFWGGTKEDDIFCAPSFDDKILEVVAVFGSMQMAMSRVIKLQHHRIAQCRSVKITILGDEGVPVQVDGEAWIQPPGVIKIQHKNRAQMLTRDRAFENTLKSWEDKMKCDKPPVRPHTFPQQPFDLATEEEAALIQMCARAAEDLITRICDAAKINGLLEQELAHAVNAASHALNKTHPRFPESLTRSTAIEVASKVKALHNETESLLVGRMCLQLDPPHEDLLSSALQSVELELGKLAEIPWLYHILQPNSEEDPSMDYGKRTSRSTMFRIVPTFKKIPKKLSPQSVQKWGTEEVGAWLEQLSLGEYRDTFIRHDIRGSELLHLERRDLKDLGISKVGHMKRILQGTKELAKNTLTDL; encoded by the exons ATGAAAGGGATCATTTTGG GTAATTACTCCATTCCGAAAGCTCATCCTTTGTgcagaaaacaggaaagagaTGGAGGACTGGATCAGCTCCTTGAAATCGGTTCAGTCCCGAGACCATTACGAG GGATGCACAACTGGTACGCCTGCTCCCACGCCCGGCCCACCTTCTGCAATGTCTGCCGAGAAAGCCTCTCGGGGGTCACCTCTCATGGCCTCTCCTGCGAAG tCTGCAAGTTCAAAGCACACAAACGCTGTGCTGTCAGGGCTACAAATAACTGCAAATGGACAACACTGGCTTCCATTGGGAAGGACATCATCGAAGATGAGGATGGG ATCGCTATGCCTCACCAGTGGCTGGAGGGAAACTTACCAGTCAGCGCCAAGTGTGCCGTGTGTGACAAGACGTGTGGAAGTGTCCTACGCCTGCAGGACTGGCGTTGTCTGTGGTGTAAGGCTATG GTCCACACAGTGTGTATGGACCTGTATCCTGCAAAGTGTCCACTGGGTCAGTGCAAAGTGTCCATcatcccacctactgctctgAACAGCATCGACTCAGACG GCTTCTGGAAAGCCACGTGCCCTCCGTCTTGCTCCAGCCCACTCCTGGTCTTCGTCAACTCCAAAAGCGGAGACAACCAGGGGGTGAAGTTCCTGCGGCGCTTCAAGCAGCTCCTTAACCCTGCACAGGTCTTTGATCTGGTAAATGGTGGTCCACACTTAGG CCTGCGGTTATTTCAGAAGTTTGACAACTTTCGGATCCTTGTGTGTGGAGGAGATGGAAGTGTTGGCTGGGTTTTGTCTGAAATTGACAAGCTGGGCCTTCACAAACAG tgtcagcTGGGAGTGCTGCCACTGGGCACGGGGAATGACTTGGCACGTGTGCTGGGTTGGGGCCCTTCCTGTGATGATGACGCACAACTGCCCCAGATCTTGGAGAAGCTAGAGAGGGCGAGCACCAAAATGCTGGACAG GTGGAGTGTAATGACATATGAGATTAAGATACCTCCCAAACACAGCTGCTCCACCATGCTCGAGGAGTCAGAGGAGTGCCAG TCACATATCTCAGCCTATGAAGATTCTATTGCTGCTCACCTCACGAAGATCCTTGACTCAGACCAGCACTCTGTGGTCATCTCCTCAGCCAA AGTTCTCTGTGAAACAGTGAAGGACTTTGTTGCCAAGGTGGGGAAGTGCTATGCAAAGAGTGCAGAGAACACAAACGAGGTGGAGTCCATGTCAGCAAAG TGTACCATCCTCAATGAGAAGTTGGACTCCCTCCTGCAGACCCTCAGAACCGAAGGCCGGACCAAGTCCCGCTCACGTCGCTCTGGTCAGCAAATTGAAGAGCTGGAgttggaggaggaagaagaggaggaggatctCAGCGAGGAGTCTCTGACAGAGCTGAAGGGCAAGCTGGAGGACAGTGTGACAGAGAAAAACTCCCCACTGCCGTTCAGGCCTAGGGAGCAGCTCATCTTGCGAGCCAACAGTCTGAAGAAGGCCCTGCGGCAGATCATTGAGCAGGCAGAGAAGG TGGTGGATGAACAGAACGCACACAccaaggagcaggaggagctgtTGTCCCCATCTGGAGATGAGGACAAGGTCACTGAGAAACATGAGGACACCAAGGAGATGGAATCCCAGTGCT CTGCAAAGACAGCACTGTGCTCACCTCCGGAAAGGTGTCGCAACACTCAACACTACTCCCTCTTCAGCACCAGCAAGGAGAACCTACCCGTCCTCAACACCCGCATCATCTGTCCAG GGTTACGGGCGGGTCTGGCAGCTTCCATAGCTGGGAGCTCTATCATCAGTAAGATGCTGCTGGCCAACATTGATCCTTTTGGAGCCACACCATTTATTGACCCAGACTTGGAAATGCT GGATGGCTACATGGAGAAGTGTGTCATGAATAACTATTTTGGGATCGGACTTGATGCCAAGATCTCGTTGGAGTTCAACAACAAACGTGAGGAGCACCCTGAAAAGTGCAG GAGCCGAACCAAGAACATGATGTGGTATGGGGTGCTGGGGACAAAAGAGCTGCTGCAGAGGACCTATAAGAACCTGGAGCAGAAGGTTCAGTTGGAG tgtgaTGGACAGTACATCCCTCTCCCCAGTCTTCAGGGAATCGCCGTGTTGAATATCCCCAGTTACGCAGGCGGGACCAATTTCTGGGGCGGAACAAAAGAGGATGAT ATCTTCTGTGCGCCATCCTTTGATGATAAGATCTTGGAGGTGGTGGCAGTGTTTGGCAGCATGCAGATGGCTATGTCCAGAGTGATCAAACTTCAGCACCACCGGATAGCCCAG TGCCGGTCCGTGAAGATCACAATTCTGGGTGATGAAGGTGTCCCAGTCCAGGTGGACGGAGAGGCTTGGATTCAACCACCAGGAGTGATCAAGATCCAACATAAGAATCGGGCCCAGATGTTGACACGGGACAGG GCCTTTGAGAACACGCTGAAGTCCTGGGAGGACAAGATGAAGTGTGACAAGCCCCCAGTGCGGCCCCATACATTCCCACAGCAGCCCTTCGACCTGGCcacggaggaggaggcggcCCTCATCCAGATGTGTGCCCGAGCTGCGGAGGACCTCATCACCAG GATCTGCGATGCGGCCAAGATCAACGGTCtcctggagcaggagctggctCATGCTGTGAACGCTGCCTCCCACGCACTCAACAAAACACACCCCAGGTTCCCAGAG AGTCTGACGAGGAGCACAGCCATTGAGGTTGCCAGTAAGGTGAAAGCCCTGCACAATGAAACAGAGTCTCTTCTGGTGGGAAGAATGTGTCTT CAACTCGACCCTCCCCATGAGGACCTGCTGTCCAGCGCTCTGCAGAGTGTGGAGCTGGAACTGGGAAAGCTGGCCGAGATTCCCTGGCTCTACCACATCCTGCAGCCCAACAGCGAAGAG GACCCCTCAATGGATTACGGCAAGAGGACGAGCCGCAGCACCATGTTCCGCATCGTGCCCACATTTAAGAAAATCCCTAAGAAATTAAGCCCACAGTCGG TCCAGAAGTGGGGCACTGAGGAGGTGGGAGCGTGGTTGGagcagctcagcctgggggagtACAGAGACACCTTCATCCGGCATGACATCCGTGGCTCTGAGCTCCTTCACCTGGAGAGGAGAGACCTGAAG GACCTGGGGATATCAAAGGTGGGCCACATGAAGAGGATTCTCCAGGGAACTAAAGAGCTGGCAAAGAACACCCTGACGGACCTGTGA
- the LOC108920559 gene encoding diacylglycerol kinase eta-like isoform X2, which produces MEDVHFSRSSVWEEEGPVKEALTAIDRIGMDHREEGASGETGHMDESSDSEGEHEGPQKLIRKVSTSGQIRSKASVKEGLLLKQTSSFQRWKKRYFKLRGRTLYYAKDAKSLIFDEVDLSNASVAESSTKNVNNSFTVITPFRKLILCAENRKEMEDWISSLKSVQSRDHYETAQFNVEHFSGMHNWYACSHARPTFCNVCRESLSGVTSHGLSCEVCKFKAHKRCAVRATNNCKWTTLASIGKDIIEDEDGIAMPHQWLEGNLPVSAKCAVCDKTCGSVLRLQDWRCLWCKAMVHTVCMDLYPAKCPLGQCKVSIIPPTALNSIDSDGFWKATCPPSCSSPLLVFVNSKSGDNQGVKFLRRFKQLLNPAQVFDLVNGGPHLGLRLFQKFDNFRILVCGGDGSVGWVLSEIDKLGLHKQCQLGVLPLGTGNDLARVLGWGPSCDDDAQLPQILEKLERASTKMLDRWSVMTYEIKIPPKHSCSTMLEESEECQSHISAYEDSIAAHLTKILDSDQHSVVISSAKVLCETVKDFVAKVGKCYAKSAENTNEVESMSAKCTILNEKLDSLLQTLRTEGRTKSRSRRSGQQIEELELEEEEEEEDLSEESLTELKGKLEDSVTEKNSPLPFRPREQLILRANSLKKALRQIIEQAEKVVDEQNAHTKEQEELLSPSGDEDKVTEKHEDTKEMESQCSAKTALCSPPERCRNTQHYSLFSTSKENLPVLNTRIICPGLRAGLAASIAGSSIISKMLLANIDPFGATPFIDPDLEMLDGYMEKCVMNNYFGIGLDAKISLEFNNKREEHPEKCRSRTKNMMWYGVLGTKELLQRTYKNLEQKVQLECDGQYIPLPSLQGIAVLNIPSYAGGTNFWGGTKEDDIFCAPSFDDKILEVVAVFGSMQMAMSRVIKLQHHRIAQCRSVKITILGDEGVPVQVDGEAWIQPPGVIKIQHKNRAQMLTRDRAFENTLKSWEDKMKCDKPPVRPHTFPQQPFDLATEEEAALIQMCARAAEDLITRICDAAKINGLLEQELAHAVNAASHALNKTHPRFPESLTRSTAIEVASKVKALHNETESLLVGRMCLQLDPPHEDLLSSALQSVELELGKLAEIPWLYHILQPNSEEDPSMDYGKRTSRSTMFRIVPTFKKIPKKLSPQSVQKWGTEEVGAWLEQLSLGEYRDTFIRHDIRGSELLHLERRDLKDLGISKVGHMKRILQGTKELAKNTLTDL; this is translated from the exons GCAAGTGTGAAGGAAGGGTTACTGCTGAAGCAGACGAGTTCCTTCCAGCGCTGGAAGAAGCGTTACTTCAAGCTGAGGGGAAGAACTCTGTACTACGCCAAAGATGCCAAG TCTCTCATCTTTGATGAAGTGGATCTCTCGAATGCCAGTGTTGCAGAATCAAGCACGAAGAATGTAAACAATAGCTTCACG GTAATTACTCCATTCCGAAAGCTCATCCTTTGTgcagaaaacaggaaagagaTGGAGGACTGGATCAGCTCCTTGAAATCGGTTCAGTCCCGAGACCATTACGAG ACGGCACAGTTTAATGTGGAACATTTCTCAGGGATGCACAACTGGTACGCCTGCTCCCACGCCCGGCCCACCTTCTGCAATGTCTGCCGAGAAAGCCTCTCGGGGGTCACCTCTCATGGCCTCTCCTGCGAAG tCTGCAAGTTCAAAGCACACAAACGCTGTGCTGTCAGGGCTACAAATAACTGCAAATGGACAACACTGGCTTCCATTGGGAAGGACATCATCGAAGATGAGGATGGG ATCGCTATGCCTCACCAGTGGCTGGAGGGAAACTTACCAGTCAGCGCCAAGTGTGCCGTGTGTGACAAGACGTGTGGAAGTGTCCTACGCCTGCAGGACTGGCGTTGTCTGTGGTGTAAGGCTATG GTCCACACAGTGTGTATGGACCTGTATCCTGCAAAGTGTCCACTGGGTCAGTGCAAAGTGTCCATcatcccacctactgctctgAACAGCATCGACTCAGACG GCTTCTGGAAAGCCACGTGCCCTCCGTCTTGCTCCAGCCCACTCCTGGTCTTCGTCAACTCCAAAAGCGGAGACAACCAGGGGGTGAAGTTCCTGCGGCGCTTCAAGCAGCTCCTTAACCCTGCACAGGTCTTTGATCTGGTAAATGGTGGTCCACACTTAGG CCTGCGGTTATTTCAGAAGTTTGACAACTTTCGGATCCTTGTGTGTGGAGGAGATGGAAGTGTTGGCTGGGTTTTGTCTGAAATTGACAAGCTGGGCCTTCACAAACAG tgtcagcTGGGAGTGCTGCCACTGGGCACGGGGAATGACTTGGCACGTGTGCTGGGTTGGGGCCCTTCCTGTGATGATGACGCACAACTGCCCCAGATCTTGGAGAAGCTAGAGAGGGCGAGCACCAAAATGCTGGACAG GTGGAGTGTAATGACATATGAGATTAAGATACCTCCCAAACACAGCTGCTCCACCATGCTCGAGGAGTCAGAGGAGTGCCAG TCACATATCTCAGCCTATGAAGATTCTATTGCTGCTCACCTCACGAAGATCCTTGACTCAGACCAGCACTCTGTGGTCATCTCCTCAGCCAA AGTTCTCTGTGAAACAGTGAAGGACTTTGTTGCCAAGGTGGGGAAGTGCTATGCAAAGAGTGCAGAGAACACAAACGAGGTGGAGTCCATGTCAGCAAAG TGTACCATCCTCAATGAGAAGTTGGACTCCCTCCTGCAGACCCTCAGAACCGAAGGCCGGACCAAGTCCCGCTCACGTCGCTCTGGTCAGCAAATTGAAGAGCTGGAgttggaggaggaagaagaggaggaggatctCAGCGAGGAGTCTCTGACAGAGCTGAAGGGCAAGCTGGAGGACAGTGTGACAGAGAAAAACTCCCCACTGCCGTTCAGGCCTAGGGAGCAGCTCATCTTGCGAGCCAACAGTCTGAAGAAGGCCCTGCGGCAGATCATTGAGCAGGCAGAGAAGG TGGTGGATGAACAGAACGCACACAccaaggagcaggaggagctgtTGTCCCCATCTGGAGATGAGGACAAGGTCACTGAGAAACATGAGGACACCAAGGAGATGGAATCCCAGTGCT CTGCAAAGACAGCACTGTGCTCACCTCCGGAAAGGTGTCGCAACACTCAACACTACTCCCTCTTCAGCACCAGCAAGGAGAACCTACCCGTCCTCAACACCCGCATCATCTGTCCAG GGTTACGGGCGGGTCTGGCAGCTTCCATAGCTGGGAGCTCTATCATCAGTAAGATGCTGCTGGCCAACATTGATCCTTTTGGAGCCACACCATTTATTGACCCAGACTTGGAAATGCT GGATGGCTACATGGAGAAGTGTGTCATGAATAACTATTTTGGGATCGGACTTGATGCCAAGATCTCGTTGGAGTTCAACAACAAACGTGAGGAGCACCCTGAAAAGTGCAG GAGCCGAACCAAGAACATGATGTGGTATGGGGTGCTGGGGACAAAAGAGCTGCTGCAGAGGACCTATAAGAACCTGGAGCAGAAGGTTCAGTTGGAG tgtgaTGGACAGTACATCCCTCTCCCCAGTCTTCAGGGAATCGCCGTGTTGAATATCCCCAGTTACGCAGGCGGGACCAATTTCTGGGGCGGAACAAAAGAGGATGAT ATCTTCTGTGCGCCATCCTTTGATGATAAGATCTTGGAGGTGGTGGCAGTGTTTGGCAGCATGCAGATGGCTATGTCCAGAGTGATCAAACTTCAGCACCACCGGATAGCCCAG TGCCGGTCCGTGAAGATCACAATTCTGGGTGATGAAGGTGTCCCAGTCCAGGTGGACGGAGAGGCTTGGATTCAACCACCAGGAGTGATCAAGATCCAACATAAGAATCGGGCCCAGATGTTGACACGGGACAGG GCCTTTGAGAACACGCTGAAGTCCTGGGAGGACAAGATGAAGTGTGACAAGCCCCCAGTGCGGCCCCATACATTCCCACAGCAGCCCTTCGACCTGGCcacggaggaggaggcggcCCTCATCCAGATGTGTGCCCGAGCTGCGGAGGACCTCATCACCAG GATCTGCGATGCGGCCAAGATCAACGGTCtcctggagcaggagctggctCATGCTGTGAACGCTGCCTCCCACGCACTCAACAAAACACACCCCAGGTTCCCAGAG AGTCTGACGAGGAGCACAGCCATTGAGGTTGCCAGTAAGGTGAAAGCCCTGCACAATGAAACAGAGTCTCTTCTGGTGGGAAGAATGTGTCTT CAACTCGACCCTCCCCATGAGGACCTGCTGTCCAGCGCTCTGCAGAGTGTGGAGCTGGAACTGGGAAAGCTGGCCGAGATTCCCTGGCTCTACCACATCCTGCAGCCCAACAGCGAAGAG GACCCCTCAATGGATTACGGCAAGAGGACGAGCCGCAGCACCATGTTCCGCATCGTGCCCACATTTAAGAAAATCCCTAAGAAATTAAGCCCACAGTCGG TCCAGAAGTGGGGCACTGAGGAGGTGGGAGCGTGGTTGGagcagctcagcctgggggagtACAGAGACACCTTCATCCGGCATGACATCCGTGGCTCTGAGCTCCTTCACCTGGAGAGGAGAGACCTGAAG GACCTGGGGATATCAAAGGTGGGCCACATGAAGAGGATTCTCCAGGGAACTAAAGAGCTGGCAAAGAACACCCTGACGGACCTGTGA
- the LOC108920559 gene encoding diacylglycerol kinase eta-like isoform X3, with protein MEDVHFSRSSVWEEEGPVKEALTAIDRIGMDHREEGASGETGHMDESSDSEGEHEGPQKLIRKVSTSGQIRSKASVKEGLLLKQTSSFQRWKKRYFKLRGRTLYYAKDAKAGGVLTRWQERAYRVSQRHMCWRVLFMCWTGPRRSPPSLGAGGSEEGLVTFRSLIFDEVDLSNASVAESSTKNVNNSFTVITPFRKLILCAENRKEMEDWISSLKSVQSRDHYETAQFNVEHFSGMHNWYACSHARPTFCNVCRESLSGVTSHGLSCEVCKFKAHKRCAVRATNNCKWTTLASIGKDIIEDEDGIAMPHQWLEGNLPVSAKCAVCDKTCGSVLRLQDWRCLWCKAMVHTVCMDLYPAKCPLGQCKVSIIPPTALNSIDSDGFWKATCPPSCSSPLLVFVNSKSGDNQGVKFLRRFKQLLNPAQVFDLVNGGPHLGLRLFQKFDNFRILVCGGDGSVGWVLSEIDKLGLHKQCQLGVLPLGTGNDLARVLGWGPSCDDDAQLPQILEKLERASTKMLDRWSVMTYEIKIPPKHSCSTMLEESEECQSHISAYEDSIAAHLTKILDSDQHSVVISSAKVLCETVKDFVAKVGKCYAKSAENTNEVESMSAKCTILNEKLDSLLQTLRTEGRTKSRSRRSGQQIEELELEEEEEEEDLSEESLTELKGKLEDSVTEKNSPLPFRPREQLILRANSLKKALRQIIEQAEKVVDEQNAHTKEQEELLSPSGDEDKVTEKHEDTKEMESQCSAKTALCSPPERCRNTQHYSLFSTSKENLPVLNTRIICPGLRAGLAASIAGSSIISKMLLANIDPFGATPFIDPDLEMLDGYMEKCVMNNYFGIGLDAKISLEFNNKREEHPEKCRSRTKNMMWYGVLGTKELLQRTYKNLEQKVQLECDGQYIPLPSLQGIAVLNIPSYAGGTNFWGGTKEDDIFCAPSFDDKILEVVAVFGSMQMAMSRVIKLQHHRIAQCRSVKITILGDEGVPVQVDGEAWIQPPGVIKIQHKNRAQMLTRDRAFENTLKSWEDKMKCDKPPVRPHTFPQQPFDLATEEEAALIQMCARAAEDLITRICDAAKINGLLEQELAHAVNAASHALNKTHPRFPESLTRSTAIEVASKVKALHNETESLLVGRMCLQLDPPHEDLLSSALQSVELELGKLAEIPWLYHILQPNSEE; from the exons GCAAGTGTGAAGGAAGGGTTACTGCTGAAGCAGACGAGTTCCTTCCAGCGCTGGAAGAAGCGTTACTTCAAGCTGAGGGGAAGAACTCTGTACTACGCCAAAGATGCCAAG GCGGGCGGAGTGCTGACGCGTTGGCAGGAGCGGGCGTACCGGGTGTCCCAGCGCCACATGTGCTGGAGGGTACTGTTTATGTGCTGGACAGGACCCCGGCGCAGCCCTCCGTCCCTGGGTGCAGGCGGCTCGGAGGAAGGTTTGGTGACATTTCGG TCTCTCATCTTTGATGAAGTGGATCTCTCGAATGCCAGTGTTGCAGAATCAAGCACGAAGAATGTAAACAATAGCTTCACG GTAATTACTCCATTCCGAAAGCTCATCCTTTGTgcagaaaacaggaaagagaTGGAGGACTGGATCAGCTCCTTGAAATCGGTTCAGTCCCGAGACCATTACGAG ACGGCACAGTTTAATGTGGAACATTTCTCAGGGATGCACAACTGGTACGCCTGCTCCCACGCCCGGCCCACCTTCTGCAATGTCTGCCGAGAAAGCCTCTCGGGGGTCACCTCTCATGGCCTCTCCTGCGAAG tCTGCAAGTTCAAAGCACACAAACGCTGTGCTGTCAGGGCTACAAATAACTGCAAATGGACAACACTGGCTTCCATTGGGAAGGACATCATCGAAGATGAGGATGGG ATCGCTATGCCTCACCAGTGGCTGGAGGGAAACTTACCAGTCAGCGCCAAGTGTGCCGTGTGTGACAAGACGTGTGGAAGTGTCCTACGCCTGCAGGACTGGCGTTGTCTGTGGTGTAAGGCTATG GTCCACACAGTGTGTATGGACCTGTATCCTGCAAAGTGTCCACTGGGTCAGTGCAAAGTGTCCATcatcccacctactgctctgAACAGCATCGACTCAGACG GCTTCTGGAAAGCCACGTGCCCTCCGTCTTGCTCCAGCCCACTCCTGGTCTTCGTCAACTCCAAAAGCGGAGACAACCAGGGGGTGAAGTTCCTGCGGCGCTTCAAGCAGCTCCTTAACCCTGCACAGGTCTTTGATCTGGTAAATGGTGGTCCACACTTAGG CCTGCGGTTATTTCAGAAGTTTGACAACTTTCGGATCCTTGTGTGTGGAGGAGATGGAAGTGTTGGCTGGGTTTTGTCTGAAATTGACAAGCTGGGCCTTCACAAACAG tgtcagcTGGGAGTGCTGCCACTGGGCACGGGGAATGACTTGGCACGTGTGCTGGGTTGGGGCCCTTCCTGTGATGATGACGCACAACTGCCCCAGATCTTGGAGAAGCTAGAGAGGGCGAGCACCAAAATGCTGGACAG GTGGAGTGTAATGACATATGAGATTAAGATACCTCCCAAACACAGCTGCTCCACCATGCTCGAGGAGTCAGAGGAGTGCCAG TCACATATCTCAGCCTATGAAGATTCTATTGCTGCTCACCTCACGAAGATCCTTGACTCAGACCAGCACTCTGTGGTCATCTCCTCAGCCAA AGTTCTCTGTGAAACAGTGAAGGACTTTGTTGCCAAGGTGGGGAAGTGCTATGCAAAGAGTGCAGAGAACACAAACGAGGTGGAGTCCATGTCAGCAAAG TGTACCATCCTCAATGAGAAGTTGGACTCCCTCCTGCAGACCCTCAGAACCGAAGGCCGGACCAAGTCCCGCTCACGTCGCTCTGGTCAGCAAATTGAAGAGCTGGAgttggaggaggaagaagaggaggaggatctCAGCGAGGAGTCTCTGACAGAGCTGAAGGGCAAGCTGGAGGACAGTGTGACAGAGAAAAACTCCCCACTGCCGTTCAGGCCTAGGGAGCAGCTCATCTTGCGAGCCAACAGTCTGAAGAAGGCCCTGCGGCAGATCATTGAGCAGGCAGAGAAGG TGGTGGATGAACAGAACGCACACAccaaggagcaggaggagctgtTGTCCCCATCTGGAGATGAGGACAAGGTCACTGAGAAACATGAGGACACCAAGGAGATGGAATCCCAGTGCT CTGCAAAGACAGCACTGTGCTCACCTCCGGAAAGGTGTCGCAACACTCAACACTACTCCCTCTTCAGCACCAGCAAGGAGAACCTACCCGTCCTCAACACCCGCATCATCTGTCCAG GGTTACGGGCGGGTCTGGCAGCTTCCATAGCTGGGAGCTCTATCATCAGTAAGATGCTGCTGGCCAACATTGATCCTTTTGGAGCCACACCATTTATTGACCCAGACTTGGAAATGCT GGATGGCTACATGGAGAAGTGTGTCATGAATAACTATTTTGGGATCGGACTTGATGCCAAGATCTCGTTGGAGTTCAACAACAAACGTGAGGAGCACCCTGAAAAGTGCAG GAGCCGAACCAAGAACATGATGTGGTATGGGGTGCTGGGGACAAAAGAGCTGCTGCAGAGGACCTATAAGAACCTGGAGCAGAAGGTTCAGTTGGAG tgtgaTGGACAGTACATCCCTCTCCCCAGTCTTCAGGGAATCGCCGTGTTGAATATCCCCAGTTACGCAGGCGGGACCAATTTCTGGGGCGGAACAAAAGAGGATGAT ATCTTCTGTGCGCCATCCTTTGATGATAAGATCTTGGAGGTGGTGGCAGTGTTTGGCAGCATGCAGATGGCTATGTCCAGAGTGATCAAACTTCAGCACCACCGGATAGCCCAG TGCCGGTCCGTGAAGATCACAATTCTGGGTGATGAAGGTGTCCCAGTCCAGGTGGACGGAGAGGCTTGGATTCAACCACCAGGAGTGATCAAGATCCAACATAAGAATCGGGCCCAGATGTTGACACGGGACAGG GCCTTTGAGAACACGCTGAAGTCCTGGGAGGACAAGATGAAGTGTGACAAGCCCCCAGTGCGGCCCCATACATTCCCACAGCAGCCCTTCGACCTGGCcacggaggaggaggcggcCCTCATCCAGATGTGTGCCCGAGCTGCGGAGGACCTCATCACCAG GATCTGCGATGCGGCCAAGATCAACGGTCtcctggagcaggagctggctCATGCTGTGAACGCTGCCTCCCACGCACTCAACAAAACACACCCCAGGTTCCCAGAG AGTCTGACGAGGAGCACAGCCATTGAGGTTGCCAGTAAGGTGAAAGCCCTGCACAATGAAACAGAGTCTCTTCTGGTGGGAAGAATGTGTCTT CAACTCGACCCTCCCCATGAGGACCTGCTGTCCAGCGCTCTGCAGAGTGTGGAGCTGGAACTGGGAAAGCTGGCCGAGATTCCCTGGCTCTACCACATCCTGCAGCCCAACAGCGAAGAG TGA